The nucleotide window ATTTATTCGTTGATAATTTTACTTCGCCACCATTTTGTAATTCCCATGTTTGTTGTACAGTTCCTTTCCCAAAGCTTGTCACACCAATAATGACAGCACGCTTCCAGTCTTGTAATGCACCAGCAAATACTTCACTTGCAGAAGCGCTCCCTTCATTTTGAATGATTGCTATCGGTATCGCTCTTAATTTTTCAACATATGGAATGATTTCTTCAGGTGCTTTCGTTTTCAATGGCTCCGTAACACCTTCATGATTTTGCATATAGGCGAAAATCTTTTCTTTTTGCTCAAAAAAGCTCATCATCTGGGCGACACTATGTAAATAGCCCCCTGGATTATTTCGAACATCAATAATTAACCCTTCCGCCTCTTTTTCTAATACTTTGTCGAGTGCATTTTTCCACTCTTTTGCTGTCTCTTCCCCAAACATATTAACTGTAATATAACCTATAGGCGTTTCTTCAATTTCGATGACTTCAGATTGAACCGTTTCATTTTTTAAACGCTCTCTTTTTAAGCTTATTTTCACATGACGTTCTAATTCAGGACGATACAATACAAGTTCAATTTTTTCGCCCTCTTTTCCTTGCATCAATTTCATAACCTCGCCCATTGATTTACCTTCAAGACGCGTATCATTGATTTGAATTAGCTCATCTAATGGGCGAATTCCTGCTTTATCTGCTGGCGACGATTTGACAGGTGCGATGACAATAAATTTCCCATTTGATTCAGACAGTTCAATACCAATACCAATTCGTTCACTTGCTAATGTTTGTTTATGTAATGCGGCTTCTTGTTGTGAATAATACGTGCTGTACGGATCATTTATTGCATTGGCCATTCCCCGTAGCGCTCCTTCTACTAGCTTCTCAGAAGTCACATCATAGACAGATTCACGAGCAATAATGTCATGTAACTCATTGACAATTGCAAAGTCAGCTTGTTCTGTATTTGATTTTGTGGTTGGTTGACCAAACAAAAAGAAAGTACATACAATGACTACCAAACATAGTATTCCAAGAAATAAGAAAATTCGACTTTTCCGCACAATCTTCCCTCCCGTTCAGTTAAACTTATGAACGTTCGCTGAATTTCATACTTCTAAGTCGAATCAAATTTTCTTAAACTTCCCTCTAATCCTCCCCTAAAGTAACAGAAAATCAAATGACCTAAACGCCTAATTGTTCGTTATCACTCGAACAATTCTAATTTAGTTGTATCACATTTTCTCGTAACGACTCCAAATCAAGAGGACCAATTATTTTTTTTTGAATTTTCCCTTTCGTATCAATCATATATGTTGATGGAATTGTGATTATCTGATATTGCTGTGCGACCATTTCATTTTGCTCTAATAAGATTGGGAATGAAATATTATAGCTCTTTAGAAATTGCTCAACGCGCTCTACTTTTTCATTTGCATAAGTTAAGTTAACGCCGATAATTTCAACATTATCTTCTTTCTTGTACTGTTCGTAATATTTTTGCATATGCGGCATTTCTGCTTCACATGGAGGACACCATGTCGCCCAAAAGTTTAAGACAACACGTTTACCACGTAAATCAGACAAAGTTACTTCCTCACCTTGCATATTTTGTAACGTAAAATCTGGTGCTAATTGACCCTTTTCTAACCCAACTTCTTCATCTAAAGTAACTTCATAGCCTTTTGATTGCTCATGAATGACCTGACTACGTTCGATTTCTTGTTTTATGTATGTTGCTAGCATTGTAACCACTAGTGCTAAAACGACGATTATGCCGATATTCTTCTTCATTTTTTCACACCTCATTACGTTTTATCTAGTAGTACCATATCATAATTTTCCAGTAAATATTCATATGAAAAAAGACAAAACTCGGATATTTTCGAGTTTTGTCTTTGATTTTGTATTTTATAAAGAAACGTAACGTAATGGGTTAACTGCATTTGAACGCTTACCGTTCCATTCACCTACATGAATTTCGAAGTGTAAATGTGGTCCCGTTGAGTTCCCTGTGTTCCCCATTCTAGCAATTTGCTGTCCTTTAGATACACTATTCCCAACACTAGAATTAAAACCACTTAAATGGGCATAAACCGTCGTAAAAATTTGACCATTAATAGAGTGGGTCACCATTACGACATTCCCGTAACCATTCATTGTACCTGCATAAGAAACGACACCATCTGCCGCCGCTACAACCGGCGTTCCGATAGAGTTTGCAATATCAATCCCTAAGTGATTTTTACTGCCGATTGGTCCGATATCACGTCCACCAAATCCAGAAGTAAAGCGTCCTGCTGCTGGTCTTGTCCACGTACCCGCTGCTACAGATGGTAAATTTCCATTTCCAGCATAACCACCGTTATTGTTATTTTTGTTTTTCGCTGCTTCTAATGCCTTTTGACGAGCAACCTCTGCTAAACGGCGTTGCTCTGCAATAATTTTTTGCTCTGCTTCCTTACTTAACTCAATAGCATCGTCATACTTTTCTTGAAGATCTGATTTTTGAGCACGTAATCTCGCTTCTTCTTTTTCAAGCTCATCAACTAGCTTGTCCTTTTCAGCCTTTTGGGCTTTTAACGAAGCCATTAGCTTTTCTAGTTGTGCTTTATTCGCTTCAAGATTTTCCTTTTTTACAACGAGCTCGGCTTTTTGTACTTCTAACTTTTCCTTGTCCTCTTTTTGCTCACGCATAATATTGCGGTCTGCTTCCATTAATGTATTGACTGCCGAAAAACGGTCAATAAAATCAACGAAGCTATTTGCACCTAAAAGGACATCTAAATAGTTTACTGTACCACCTGTTTGCATGGCACGTGCACGTTCTTGTAATAATGCATCGCGCTGTTCTATTTTATTTTCTAGTGTTGCGATATCTTCTTCTAATACTGAAATTTCTTCATTAGCAATTTTAATGTCTAACTCCACAACTGCGATTTCTTGATTCGTCGCATTAATCTTTGTACCAATTTGCTCTAATTGCGCTATAATTTTTTCCTGTGTACTTTGATTGACTTGAATTTCATTCGTTTTTTGCTGGAGCGACTTATTTAATGCATTTTTTTGCGCTTCTAGTTGTTCACGCTCTTTTTTCAAATCACTTAATGATGCTGCATATGCTACTGGCATTTGAATAAATAATGCAAGAGCGATGACTACAGCAATTATTTTCACTAATGGCGTATTTCGCTTCTTCAAAATCTTTCTTCCCCCTAAACGCACAAAAAATTTTGCTCATTTTGTCTCTTTTGATGTATGTGAGCTGTTTGCAACATTCATGTTGTCGATTTATTTTTGCGACTATACTTTTAAAAACTTTCGAACTGACATAAAGCTTCCCCAAACACCAATGAATATACCAATTAACATTATTAATCCATTCACCTGATACATTAATGGTGCAACTTGTAACAGTTGGAAAAGCTCACCTTTTAACTTTGGTGCTAATAAATCGTAAATTTTATAATAAGCCGTTGTTACAGCAACTATTGGAATAATTGAACCGATCAATCCTAGCCACATACCTTCTAACACGAAAGGTATACGAACGAATGAGTTCGTTGCCCCTACAAGCTTCATAATTTCAATTTCATCTTTACGTGCAATGATCGTAATACGAATCGTATTTGAAATTAAAAACATTGCGGTAAATAATAAACCTAAAATAAGTACTAACCCAACATTTCGACCTATTTCTAAAAAGTTAAATAGCTTTTCAATTTTATCTTCACCATAAACAACTTCATTTGTATTATCTAAGCTATCAATCTTTTTCGCTACTTCTGCTGTTTTTAATGGGTCAACAGCCTTTACATAAAGGACATTATATAATGGGTTGTTTTGCTCAAATAAGCTTAGCTCATCACCAAAATCTTTAATTAATTTGTTTAGCTCTTCTTCTTTTGAAGAATATGTAACTTCCTCAACATCCGATAAACCTTTAATATCTTTAATTAATTTTTCTTCAGCTTTTTTAGATTCTGCTTCGTCTGCAATAATATCAATC belongs to Solibacillus sp. FSL R7-0682 and includes:
- a CDS encoding S41 family peptidase; this translates as MRKSRIFLFLGILCLVVIVCTFFLFGQPTTKSNTEQADFAIVNELHDIIARESVYDVTSEKLVEGALRGMANAINDPYSTYYSQQEAALHKQTLASERIGIGIELSESNGKFIVIAPVKSSPADKAGIRPLDELIQINDTRLEGKSMGEVMKLMQGKEGEKIELVLYRPELERHVKISLKRERLKNETVQSEVIEIEETPIGYITVNMFGEETAKEWKNALDKVLEKEAEGLIIDVRNNPGGYLHSVAQMMSFFEQKEKIFAYMQNHEGVTEPLKTKAPEEIIPYVEKLRAIPIAIIQNEGSASASEVFAGALQDWKRAVIIGVTSFGKGTVQQTWELQNGGEVKLSTNKWLTPSKKWIHHIGIEPDVEIKQHPLYQVETKLLKGRFEVGEYSEEVAYTQLVLGELGYGINRKDGFFDMDTAEEVAKFRKKYDLQEGRHLDEAFFTELSAQLQKFKASQLNDMQLQMAISYIMHQFE
- a CDS encoding peroxiredoxin family protein → MKKNIGIIVVLALVVTMLATYIKQEIERSQVIHEQSKGYEVTLDEEVGLEKGQLAPDFTLQNMQGEEVTLSDLRGKRVVLNFWATWCPPCEAEMPHMQKYYEQYKKEDNVEIIGVNLTYANEKVERVEQFLKSYNISFPILLEQNEMVAQQYQIITIPSTYMIDTKGKIQKKIIGPLDLESLRENVIQLN
- a CDS encoding murein hydrolase activator EnvC family protein, coding for MKKRNTPLVKIIAVVIALALFIQMPVAYAASLSDLKKEREQLEAQKNALNKSLQQKTNEIQVNQSTQEKIIAQLEQIGTKINATNQEIAVVELDIKIANEEISVLEEDIATLENKIEQRDALLQERARAMQTGGTVNYLDVLLGANSFVDFIDRFSAVNTLMEADRNIMREQKEDKEKLEVQKAELVVKKENLEANKAQLEKLMASLKAQKAEKDKLVDELEKEEARLRAQKSDLQEKYDDAIELSKEAEQKIIAEQRRLAEVARQKALEAAKNKNNNNGGYAGNGNLPSVAAGTWTRPAAGRFTSGFGGRDIGPIGSKNHLGIDIANSIGTPVVAAADGVVSYAGTMNGYGNVVMVTHSINGQIFTTVYAHLSGFNSSVGNSVSKGQQIARMGNTGNSTGPHLHFEIHVGEWNGKRSNAVNPLRYVSL
- the ftsX gene encoding permease-like cell division protein FtsX, with product MKGRTIARHFRESFKSLGRNSWMTLASISAVTVTLLLVGVFSVIMLNLNKVANDLENDVEIRVMIDIIADEAESKKAEEKLIKDIKGLSDVEEVTYSSKEEELNKLIKDFGDELSLFEQNNPLYNVLYVKAVDPLKTAEVAKKIDSLDNTNEVVYGEDKIEKLFNFLEIGRNVGLVLILGLLFTAMFLISNTIRITIIARKDEIEIMKLVGATNSFVRIPFVLEGMWLGLIGSIIPIVAVTTAYYKIYDLLAPKLKGELFQLLQVAPLMYQVNGLIMLIGIFIGVWGSFMSVRKFLKV